Proteins from a single region of Caloramator sp. E03:
- the cas4 gene encoding CRISPR-associated protein Cas4 yields the protein MLEVNGTLIWYYNICKRQVWLMSHGIVPDQQDENIDLGRFIHENYYKRNNKEIRFGNVVFDVMYEKGNELVIGEVKKSSTFENASRWQLLFYLRVLKEAGINAKGVLCYPEERKRVEIELDEENLKKLDFMIKDIENIVLLPTPQRAEKCRYCRNCAYKEYCFS from the coding sequence ATGTTGGAAGTTAATGGAACTTTGATTTGGTATTATAACATTTGTAAAAGACAAGTATGGCTAATGTCCCATGGGATTGTGCCTGATCAGCAAGATGAAAACATAGACTTAGGGCGATTTATACATGAGAATTACTATAAGAGGAATAACAAAGAAATACGCTTTGGAAATGTTGTTTTTGATGTAATGTATGAAAAAGGAAATGAATTGGTCATAGGAGAAGTTAAAAAGTCGTCAACTTTTGAAAATGCTTCAAGATGGCAACTTTTATTTTATCTAAGGGTGTTGAAAGAGGCTGGAATAAATGCAAAGGGGGTTTTGTGCTATCCAGAGGAAAGAAAGAGAGTTGAAATAGAGCTTGATGAAGAAAATTTAAAAAAGCTTGATTTTATGATAAAAGATATAGAGAACATAGTACTTTTGCCTACTCCTCAAAGGGCAGAAAAATGTAGGTATTGTAGGAATTGTGCTTATAAAGAATATTGTTTTTCATGA